One Anolis carolinensis isolate JA03-04 chromosome 4, rAnoCar3.1.pri, whole genome shotgun sequence DNA window includes the following coding sequences:
- the dbndd2 gene encoding dysbindin domain-containing protein 2 isoform X1, producing the protein MSGPEAHGHSRRLPSDMENGQRGLDAEQLQQQQLKLRERQRFFEEVFQHDVDFFFPVSHLQIEHRRPPLGSISSMEVNVDMLEQMDMMDLSDQDTVDVFLGCGTEDNNNVATLLPDSNHYQEEISLQVPNTGEVKSRISSTSSASTDLNSLDTSEEGAETPVVQSDEEELQQDGPEEPETKS; encoded by the exons CTGACATGGAAAATGGGCAGCGGGGACTCGATGCAGAGCAGCTGCAGCAACAACAGCTCAAACTCCGCGAGAGGCAGAGATTCTTTGAGGAGGTTTTCCAGCATGATGTTGATTTCTTCTTCCCAGTATCCCATCTGCAGATAGAACACAGGAGAC CTCCCTTGGGCAGCATATCTTCCATGGAGGTGAATGTGGATATGCTGGAACAGATGGACATGATGGACCTCTCTGACCAAGACACTGTAGATGTATTCCTTGGCTGTGGGACAGAGGACAACAACAACGTAGCCACTCTTTTGCCAG ATTCCAACCATTACCAAGAGGAGATTTCTCTGCAAGTGCCCAACACTGGTGAGGTCAAATCCAGGATCTCGTCCACATCCTCAGCCTCCACAGACCTGAACAGCCTGGATACCAGTGAGGAGGGGGCTGAGACCCCTGTGGTACAATCGGATGAAGAGGAGCTGCAGCAAGATGGCCCTGAAGAACCGGAGACCAAAAGCTAG
- the dbndd2 gene encoding dysbindin domain-containing protein 2 isoform X2 translates to MSGPEAHGHSRRLPSDMENGQRGLDAEQLQQQQLKLRERQRFFEEVFQHDVDFFFPVSHLQIEHRRPPLGSISSMEVNVDMLEQMDMMDLSDQDTVDVFLGCGTEDNNNVATLLPVASRAQVPWRSCGSACVSFCSIIIEVDVGRTD, encoded by the exons CTGACATGGAAAATGGGCAGCGGGGACTCGATGCAGAGCAGCTGCAGCAACAACAGCTCAAACTCCGCGAGAGGCAGAGATTCTTTGAGGAGGTTTTCCAGCATGATGTTGATTTCTTCTTCCCAGTATCCCATCTGCAGATAGAACACAGGAGAC CTCCCTTGGGCAGCATATCTTCCATGGAGGTGAATGTGGATATGCTGGAACAGATGGACATGATGGACCTCTCTGACCAAGACACTGTAGATGTATTCCTTGGCTGTGGGACAGAGGACAACAACAACGTAGCCACTCTTTTGCCAG TTGCCAGCAGGGCCCAAGTACCATGGAGAAGCTGCGGCAGTGCATGTGTTTCCTTCTGCAGCATAATAATAGAGGTTGATGTGGGTAGGACTGACTAG